A genomic segment from Phragmites australis chromosome 6, lpPhrAust1.1, whole genome shotgun sequence encodes:
- the LOC133920360 gene encoding protein LNK1-like — MVRPPASTLLFMPHCTIKIPSSSKSSSAPNPHAALGVRPCDWEHLATRFQASRIAMDEFPLISDHSVLFQGRGMFGAGFEASMFAADGYAGIANSSSESNAMRMQDERKNKGKDLFFCDLPELGGFNDLETNLRNLDHTFDIGSNYFEDPLWSSICSPYAQLVPSSCFDNINLSNESTTDPVLQSSVSVPDQVNLTHPTTTQQQSMKEGRDTPLSCEGHASSSGGMETFSQHSDAELFCPFDDVASMKQIGGCQGLEDFFCSNQEMLAPTASSTMCTDETVPPSSCSGPDLAAAHVPRSTKKPHDRLNGNPDMILEGMAENPLEIYFPPLTTYEEPEVVMNGTSTQTPHQFPVDSAGNGVLNSAGLQFGSKGTTSAESSEQSSSPLILEAVPVKDLGFQKLQESMNQMDVATKGRIRDALYRLANCVEQKHYATSGAAGSSGSKRFKTGGWTETQTNPMDQSVAQLLLQKPLYRKTVLSHQPCQANRVNHVTPDIICAKKLALL, encoded by the exons GTTTCAAGCATCGCGAATTGCGATGGATGAGTTTCCTCTGATCAGCGACCATAGTGTGCTATTTCAAGGCCGCGGCATGTTCGGTGCAGGGTTTGAGGCAAGCATGTTCGCTGCTGATGGATACGCTGGTATTGCCAATTCTTCATCAGAAAGCAATGCTATGCGGATGCAAGACGAACGCAAGAACAAGGGAAAAGATTTATTTTTCTGCGATTTGCCTGAACTCGGTGGCTTCAATGATCTCGAAACAAACCTGAG aaatttgGATCACACGTTTGATATAGGGAGCAATTATTTCGAGGATCCACTATGGTCTTCAATTTGCTCACCATATGCTCAGCTTGTACCAAGCAGCTGCTTTGACAATATCAATTTGTCGAATGAGAGCACGACTGATCCTGTATTACAGTCATCAGTTTCAGTTCCTGATCAG GTTAATCTGACACATCCCACCACCACGCAACAACAATCCATGAAGGAAGGGAGGGATACACCTTTGAGTTGTGAGGGACATGCGAGTTCTTCTGGGGGAATGGAGACATTCTCACAGCATTCAGATGCTGAACTTTTCTGCCCCTTCGATGACGTTGCAAGCATGAAGCAAATCGGTGGCTGTCAGGGACTGGAGGATTTTTTTTGCTCAAATCAGGAAATGCTAGCCCCAACGGCATCTAGTACTATGTGCACTGATGAAACTGTGCCTCCATCTTCTTGCTCAGGGCCGGATCTTGCTGCTGCTCACGTTCCTCGTTCTACGAAGAAGCCGCACGATCGATTGAATGGGAATCCAGATATGATCCTCGAGGGAATGGCTGAAAATCCACTGGAGATATACTTCCCTCCACTGACAACGTATGAAGAGCCTGAAGTGGTGATGAATGGCACTTCAACACAAACGCCGCATCAGTTCCCTGTAGATTCTGCCGGCAACGGTGTCCTGAACTCTGCAGGCTTGCAATTTGGTTCAAAGGGAACGACTTCTGCAGAGTCCAGCGAGCAATCTTCCTCACCATTGATCCTGGAAGCCGTGCCGGTAAAGGATCTTGGCTTTCAGAAGCTTCAGGAAAGCATGAACCAG ATGGATGTGGCAACCAAAGGACGCATAAGGGACGCCTTGTACCGGTTGGCCAACTGCGTCGAACAAAAGCATTATGCTACGAGTGGAGCAGCGGGATCATCAGGTTCAAAGAG GTTCAAAACAGGCGGATGGACCGAAACGCAGACGAACCCCATGGATCAGTCGGTAGCACAGCTGCTTCTACAGAAACCGCTGTACCGAAAGACTGTCTTGTCGCATCAGCCGTGCCAGGCAAACCGTGTTAATCATGTAACCCCTGATATCATATGTGCTAAAAAGTTAGCTTTATTATGA